The bacterium region TCCTGAAGCACACGCTGGCGCATTACAACGGCAAGGACACGCCGAGGATCGAGTACGAACCCGTCGTGATTACCCGCTCGCAACCGGCCGTGCGCTCTTATGGAGGCAAGACAGAGGATGTCTGAGAAAACGATCGAAATCGAAGTGTTGCGCTACGATCCGGACAAGGATTCCGAGCCGCATTTTCAGACTTTCACAGTCCCGTACGTAGAGCACTGGGTCGTTCTGGATGCGTTGAACCACATCAAAGACAACATCGATCAGTCTTTGAGCTTTCGCTGGTCGTGTCATATGGCGGTTTGCGGCAGCTGCGGATACAACGTCAACGGCGAACCCCATCTCGGTTGCAAGACGTTCATCCGCGATTACTACCCGAACAAGGTCCGGGTGGAACCATTGGCCAACTTCCCGATCGAACGCGATCTCGTCGTGGATCAGGACGACTTCATCGACAAGTTCGCGGACATCAAGCCGTACATCATCCGCGAACACCACAATACGATCGATGAAGGCACGTACAAGCAATCTCGAGCTGAGTTGATCAAGTTCAAACAGTTCACGATGTGCATCAACTGCCTGCTGTGCTACGCGGCCTGCCCGCAGTACGGACTCAATCCGGAGTTCTACGGTCCGGCGGCCTTGTCGATGGCTCATCGCTATAACAACGACTCCCGCGACGAAGGCCGTGAAGAACGCATGGAGGTACTCGCGGCCGAGGAAGGCGTGTGGGGCTGCACGTTCGTAGGCGCCTGTTCGCGGGCGTGCCCGAAAGACGTCGATCCGGCGGGCGCGATCCAGCAGATCAAGATCGCAGCCACGAATGATTGGATGAAAGAAAAGCTGATGCCATGGGGGAAGAAATGAGTCGCAAACCCTATGTCCGCCCGATGTCGAACACGTGGTGGCTGGAAAAACCGGAATACACGGTCTACATGCTCCGCGAACTGACGAGCCTGTTTGTCGGCGGATACGCGGTGGTGATGTTGCTTGGCCTGATACGCCTGAGTGAAGGCCAGGCTGCCTACGAAGGGTTCCTGGCTGCGCTGACCTCGCCCCTGGCGATCGGGCTTCACGTGCTTGCGCTGCTTTTTGCAGTGCTTCATTCCGCCACGTTCTTTTTCGCGGCACCGGCAGCGCTGCCACTGCAGATCGGCGAAAACAAGGTCGCACCGGCGATCGTCGCCGGCGCGACCTACGGCGCCTGGGTGGTGGTCTCGCTAGTGGTCATCGCCCTCGTGGTCTGGAGGTAACGAAATGGCGAAATCCAACGAACCGATGGTCTGGTCGCTATTTTCCGCCGGCGGCATGATCTCGGCCCTGGTCACACCGGTGCTGATCTTGATTACCGGCATCACCGTTCCCCTGGGCGTCATTGGCAGCGATGCCATCGGCTTCGAACGCGCTCATGCGTTTGCGGCGAATCCGCTCGGCAAACTGATCCTCCTGGGCCTGGTGATCTTGCCCCTCTGGCATTGCGCTCACCGCTTCCGCGCCGTGATGGTCGACCTGGGCCCGCATGGAGCCAAGACGGCTTTCGGCGTAGTCTGCTACGGCTTTGCCCTGGTCTGCTCGATCCTCGCGATCGTTACAATCGTTCCGATCTAACGCGCATCCCAGCGAGCAACCAGAACGTCTAGCGAGACCTCGGCAAGAACCTTCAGATCGGCGTCGAGTAATTCGAACAGCAGACCATTCGCCGCTTGCAGGGATAGAAGCGCGATCCCGCCGTCGGGTCCGCCGCGTTCCAGATGCGGCGGTTCGACACCGAGCGAGAGTGCGTAGTCCCCGGCCTTGCGGACCTTGTGCCTCACGCTTCCATCGGGAAGCAGTTCTTCCAGGTGCTGTTCGCCCTGGAGAACCAGTGTCGAGGTAATGCCGACGTGGCGGTGACGCTCACAATGTCCGCCATCCCCCGCCCAGCGCATCATCATATCCAGCGAGCCGCTCTTGCGATCGTAACCGAGGATCGAGTAGTCGTAGCGAAGCTTGAATTCGTCGAAGTCAGGTGGACCGACGATCGTCTGCCACTCGATATGATCCGTGTCGAAATGAAATCCCATCTGATTGCTTCCTCTTCAGCACTTCGGCTCGCGAGTCTACCACCCCAGAGAGAAGGCAACTCAGAGCCCTCATCTCCCCGACATCCGATATCCTATTGGAAGCCGCGAGTGGGAGTTCGATCGTGATCACGAGCGCTGAAAAAGTCGAAAAGAGCAGCGCGACACGCGAACTGATCCTGCTTCGACACGCCAAGTCCACATGGGACACGGATACGTCATCCGATCTGGGGCGACCGCTGGCAAAGCGTGGCAAACGGGACAGTCTGCACATGGGCCGCTGGCTGAAGGACTGCGGGCTGGTGCCCGATCTGGTGTTGAGTTCGCCGGCCAACCGCACCCAGCAGACGGCCGTGACCGTTCTGGAGGAACTCGAGAGCGAACCGGACTTGATCCATTCGGACGAGCGCCTCTACCTCGGTGACCTCGAAGATCTGCTCGCCGTCCTCAAGGACTGCCCGGCAGAGCGCGCCCGGGTATTGATCGTCGGGCACAGTCCCGGACTCGAGCAACTCACCACGTTCCTGGTTGGTGAACCGCTGGAACTTCCGCCGGTCGGCAAGACCTTCCCGACCGGCGCCGCCGCGCTGCTGCGCTTGCCCGAGGACTGGAGTGATCTACGACCGGGTGCCGCACAACTGATCGCCCTGATGCGCCCGCGCGCGTTGCCGAAAACATGAAGGAGGCGGTCGATCGTACTCTGGTGCGAGCAATCCCCGGCCTGAGAAAGCCGCCCGACTATGTCCGCGCGAATGGGACGAGGTCGGCCGGTGGGAATCCAGAGCCACGGGCGTCAGCATGAAGAGGATCTCGTCCTCGAAAACACCCGAGAGCCCCTCGCGCTCTGTCGGATCGAGGTGAAGGCGAAACTTCAGGAGGTGGGAGACGCGTTCGGATGTCGCGAGGGCGGAATCCGTCGCCAGATCAAGCGGGTGCCCCGCGTAGTCGAGTCCGGATTGATCTCCGTCCAGAAGGCGTAGCGGGACCCGGGACGCCGGCGGAAAAGGCAGCTGAGACTCGACTTCGCTGAGGGCGTTCGGCATCTCGGATCCGCCGTGTCGGTTGTTACGCCGCCACGCTAGCGCCACACGTGGACCGACGCCGTCACGCAGCCGACACCGAGAAAGATTCTTGCGGTATTCAGCTTCCGATCGTCTGCCCGGCCGTGGCGTGCAATTCATCGCCCTGGGCGATTACGGTGCGCCGGTTCCTCAGCTTGATCAGACCCTCGTGATCGAGTTCCTGCAAAACGGTGTTGGCCGTCTGCCGGGTGGTTCCCACGAGCGTGGCAAGTTCGGCCTGCGTGAGGTGGATATCGAGTGCCAGCCCACCCGGTTCGGGGATTCCGAAGTCCTCGCCTAGTTCGAGGAGGACGTGAGCCACGCGCGCCCGCACATTGCGAAAGGCGAGGTCCTCGACACGGCTCTCGATGCGCTTGAAGCGCTCGCCGATCTGCCGGGCCAGCTCGAGCACGAGTTCAGGGTTGTCGGCAAACACCTTCAGGAACGCACCTTTGCGGGTTTTCATCACCGAACTGGATGCGACCGCCTCGGCAAAGCTCTCGCGCTGGTAGTCACCGAAGGCGGCGAACTCGCCAAAAGCCTCTCCCGGCGAAACAAAGCCGAAGGTCATCTCCGCGCCTTCTTCCGAGAGCCGATAGATGCGCACGAGTCCGCTCTCCAATAGGTATACGGACCTCGGCTCAGCTGAAGGTGCGAAGATCACCTGGTGGGGTTTGTAGTCGCGGTCGGTGGCGGCGTCGCGCAGCGCCGTCAGATCCTCGGCGGGAAGCCCCGTCAGCCAGTCGAAGCCAATGAGTTGTCGGGCATCGCTCATGTGGCGGCCATTCTCCGACGATTGCCGACTCGTTGTTCTCCCGCGCCCCCCCCTCGGGTGCGCCCCTGGGATCGGCTGAACCCCGACTGAAACTCTCTGACATAATCCACCATCTGTCGGCCCGGTGACATCCAGATCGCTCCGGAACCGCTAGAAATAGTGTCCCTATCAGAAATCGAGTGCTCGACCGTGACATGTTGAGGTTCAACACGCCGCGGAGTTCTTTCGTTTTGGGAGAGGTGTGTGGGAGGGTATGAACTGCCCGTCGTGCTCGCACTCGTGCTCGGGCTGTACATGGCCTGGGCCATCGGTGCGAACGACGTCGCCAACGCCATGGGCACCTCTGTGGGCTCGGGCGCCCTGACGCTTTGGGGCGCCGTCGTAGTCGCCGGCGTGTTGGAGTTCGCAGGAGCTTTTCTGGTCGGAGGACACGTCACCAAGACGATTCGCGGGGGCATCCTCGATCCGACCATCGCGGCGGCAGCACCGGAGACCGTCATATACGGAATGCTCGCGGCGTTATGCGCCGCTGCCACCTGGCTTGTTTTCGCGACCCGCGCCGGCTGGCCAGTCTCGACCACACACTCGATCGTGGGCGCGATCGTGGGCTTCGGCGCAGTCGGGCTGGGAATGGACGCTGTGGAGTGGGACCGCCTGGTCCCGATCGTCGCGTCCTGGGTCCTCTCGCCGCTGCTCTCGGGAACAGCCTCTTTCCTGCTTTTCGTCCTGATCCGAAGCACCATACTCGAGCACCCAGATCCGATTGCGCAGGTCAAACGCTGGGGGCCACCCCATATCTTCTCTCTCGTGGTCGTGCTGGGCCTGGTGACACTGTACAAGGGCCTGAAGAACCTCGGACTCGACTTCGAGCTCGGCACAGCCGTTGCCCTCTCGGGAATGCTCGGTTTGGTCACGACGCTGATCGCCTATCCACTGGTGAGCCGGGTGCGCGTCGATCCGGAAGCCGATCGGGACTTTCACTACGCGACGGTCGAGCGGATGTTCGGCATCATGCAGATCGTGAGCGCTTGCGCGATCGCCTTCGCGCACGGTTCGAACGACGTCGCCAACGCCATCGGCCCCCTGGCCGCCGTACTGCACATCTCCAGCACAGGAACTCTTGAAGCGGCCGCGCCCGTACCGACATGGGTCCTGGTGATCGGCGGGGTCGGTATCGTTGCCGGCTTGTCGATGTGGGGTTATCGAGTGATCGAGACGGTCGGCGAGCGAATCACCCAACTCACGCCCACGCGCGGCTACGCGGCAACAGCAGCGGCCGCGGCGACGATCGTACTCGCGAGTCGCCTGGGAATCCCGGTCTCGACCACGCATGTGCTGGTCGGCGCCGTCCTCGGGGTCGGTCTCGCCGGCGGCATCGCGGCCCTCGATTTCCGCGTCGTGGGTCGAATCGTCGTATCGTGGATAGTCACGCTTCCAGCCGGAGCCGGGCTGGCGATTTTCTTCTTCTACTTCTTCAAGGGACTACTCTTGTCCCACGGAGGTTAGTGAGATGGCACTTCTCGACATGTTCGCCCGTTCCCCCTTCAAACCGCTCCAGGAACACATGCGCACAGTCCAGCTGTGCGTGCTCGAGGTCGTGCCGCTATTCGAAGCGCTCTGCGCCGGGGAGACCGAGCGCCTGCGGGAACTTCAGCAGAAGATCGACGTCCTCGAGGGTGAAGCCGACACCAAGAAGAATGAGATCCGCGAACACCTGCCCAAGCGGCTGTTTCTTCCGGTCGATCGCCGCGACCTGCTCGAAATGCTCGACATGCAGGACTCGATCGCAGATACCGCACAGGACATCGCCGGACTGCTCAACGAACGCGATATGAGCGTGCCTGAAAGCCTGCAGTACTCACTCATGGAACTGGTGCGCTCCGTGGCAAAGGCTTGTCAGCAGGCCGGTGCTGTGATAGAGAAACTGGACGAACTGGTCGAGATGGGTTTCCGCGGGCGCGAGGCGGATCACGTGCTCTCGATGATCGTGACCCTCGGAAACATGGAGAGTGAGACCGATCGCCTGGGTGCAACTCTGACCCGGGAACTCTTCAAACTCGAGGGGGAGATGTCACCCGTCTCGATCATGCTCTGGTACCAGATGAGTCACTGGATCGGAGATCTCGCAGACTACGCAGAGAAGTGCGGAAATCGACTGCGCCTGCTAGTGGCCACTTGACGCCAGGTGATGAAGGAAACCACGTGGTCGATTCTCAGACGATCTCGGGTGCCATCCTCGCAGCTGTGGACTTTTCGGACCACTCCGAGGCTGCGCTTTTATGGGCAGCAAAGGCCGCACGGAGCTTCGACGTCCCACTGATCGTACTGCACGTAGTCCACGATCCCGAGGCCGCGCCGGGCTACTACTCCAAGAAGCAGGACGAGGGTCATCTGCAACGCCTGGAGGACAGCGCCAGGGAGATGCTCGACGAATTCATCGCGCGAGTTCGCCATGACCATCCGGAATTCAAGGACGTGAAGGAATTCCGCAGTGAACTGGTCGTGGGCCTGCCGGCAAATCGCATCCTCGAGGTGGCGGAGCTAGCTGGTGCCAGCATGATCGTGGTGGGCAGTCAGGGGCGCACCGGGCTCGCTCATCTCTTGCTGGGCTCCAAGGCCGAACGCGTCGCCCAGCTCTCTCCAATCCCGGTCACGATCGTGAAATCAGCGACTCCGCTCGAGGAATTCGAGTGATCGAACCGCCAGAGCTTCCGGTCTTTCAGTTGATGATGGGCCTGTTCGGCGGCTTGGCTCTGTTCCTGTACGGAATGGAGAAAATGGCCGACGCCTTGAAGCTGGCCGCCGGTGACCAGATGAAGAACATCCTGGCCAAGCTCACGACTAACCGCGTGATGGGGCTGTTCACAGGTGCTTTCGTGACCGCCGTGATCCAGTCCTCATCGGTCACCACTGTTCTGGTCGTCGGTTTCATCTCTGCGGGACTCATGTCCCTTTCGCAGTCCATCGGCGTGATCCTGGGAGCCGACATAGGCACGACGATCACGGCCCAGATCATCGCTTTCAAGGTCACCAAGTACGCACTGCTCCTGGTTGCGAGCGGCTTTGCGGTGATGTTCTTCTCGAAGAGTCAGAACTGGAAACAGCACGGTGCGGGAGTGATGGGCCTTGGTCTGATCTTCTTCGGGATGGGCGTGATGGGCGACGCCATGGATCCCCTTCGCAGCTATCCACCCTTCCTCGCATTGATGTCTCAAATGGAGAGTCCTCTGTACGGAGTCCTGGCTGCAGCACTCTTTACGGCGGTGATCCAGTCGTCGTCGGCGACCACAGGCGTCGTGATCGTGATGGCGAGCCAGGGTCTGATCACCCTGCCGGCGGGCATCGCCCTCATTTTCGGAGCGAATATCGGCACCTGCATTACGGCCATTCTCGCGGCGGTCGGTCGACCTCGAGAGGCCTTGCGAGCCGCCGTCGTGCACGTCGTATTCAAGGTCGTCGGAGTGCTCCTCTGGATTGCCTTCATCGACCCGCTCGCAGACCTGGTCGCGTGGTTCTCGCCCAGGGCCGACTCCGGCATTACCGGACTCGCAAAATCCGCGGCCGAGACACCCCGACAGATCGCCAACGCACACACGGTCTTCAACGTCGCCAACGCGCTCCTCTTCCTTCCCTTCTCCACACAGTTCGCTCGCCTGATCGAGTGGCTGGTTCCCGACCGACCGATCGAAGAGGAAGAAGAGGTGCGGGCCAAGTACCTGGATCTCGACCTCCTCGACACGCCGTCGCTCGCGCTTGACCGGGCCCGACTGGAGATCCTGCACATGGGAGATCTGGTTCGAGAGATGCTCCGCTCGATTCTCCCCGCCGTACTGAACGGCCCGCGCGAAACCGTCGAAGAGGTCGGAGAGATGGACAACTCGGTCGATGCCCTGCATGGCCAGATCATCACCTACCTGGGTCAGATCAGTCAGGTGCAGTTGAACGCCTCGCAGACTGAAGAACTCCTGCAACTCATGGAGGCCGTCAACGCTCTCGAGAACATCGGGGACATCATCGAAACCAACCTGGTCGCACTCGGGATCGGCCGTCTCACGACCGACGTCCGCGTAAGCGAAGCGACCCGGGAAGTGATCAACGAGTTCCACGCCAGTGTCACCAAGGCCTTCGAAGCATCCCTGCTCGCAATCACGCAGAAGAACGAGGAAGCCGCGCGCGTCGTCGTCGACATGAAACGGGAAATCAACCGACTCGCAGATTCTGCGGCGATGCACGAGGCGAAACGCCTGGTGGCAACCGAACCGAATCGGCTTCCGGCCTACACCTTGGAAATCGACATCCTCGAGAACCTGAAACGCATCTACTACTTCTGCAAGCGAATGGCCCGGGTCGTCGTTCCCACTGAGCCTCCTCCAGAGACGGATTGATGTCGGCCTCAGAGCCCGAGAACCTCCCGAGCACAGACCCCGTGTCCAAGAGCGAGTTCAGTCCATGCCCGGGTGAATTGCCCCTCTTTCCTCGTCGGTTGCGGAGGTTGCGGAACCGAGCCTGAGGGAAGAGGAACCCGCGGAGAACGTGAGCCGGAATCCGCATGGGAATACGGCGCGGAAACGCCCGCCGACCGCATCTCGTCACCGCAAGCAGATGCGCCCGGTGGGTTCGACTTGAGCGCACCCGAGTGTTTCGTGAACCGCGAACTGACCTGGATCAACTTCAACTTCCGTGTTCCGCGCGAAGCAGAGGACGATCGAACGCCCCTTCTGGAGCGGGTGAAGTTTCTGGCAATCGCGAGTTCAAACCAGGACGAATTCTTCATGAAGCCCATCGGCGGCTTGAAGCAACAGGTCGGACGCGGCTTTCGGGAACCCGCCAAAGGTGGTCGAACGCCGAGCAACAGATCGGTGAATCCTACGAGTTCGCGGCTCTACTCGAGGGGCGCAAACGCCGCGCCCTGCTTCGAGTCTGGGACGATCTGCGCAAGCACGACATTCTCCTCACCACCTATTCCGATCTTTCCCGCGAAGACCAGGACTACCTGCGCAACTACTATTGCGAAAACACCTTTCCGCTCGTCACTCCGCAGGCCACCGATCCGACGCATCCATTCCCCTTCGTCTCGAACCTCTCCCTGAATATCGTCGTAACTCTGCGCTACCCGAACGAATCTGTGGCCTCACTCGCACGCGTCAAGGTTCCCGTGGGCGCGGATATCCCGCGCCTGCTGAAACTCGGCGATCGGAATGTCTTCGTGAGCCTCGAAAACGTGATGGCTCACAATCTGGACCTGCTCTTTCCCGGTATGGCAATCGACCGCGCCGAGAAGCGCCTGCACGAGGCGACCCGGCTGAGGCGACGCAAACCACGGGCCTGCGCGGACGAAACTCCACCTACTGAGTCGACCAGGCACCCAGACTCCTACCCCATCACCTCGCCCGCATCCACGCGCAATGACTGCCCGGTAATCATGCGCGCACGATCCGAGCAAAAGAACACGATGGCTTCGGCCACATCTTCGTCCGGCGGAATCTCTCCGAGTGGCATGTTCGCGGTAATCTCGGCGATTACTTCCCGGGCCGGAACACCGCGTTCTTTCGCCTGCCAGTTCACGTACATCTCGACTGGCGGCCCCCACATCCAGGTGGGAATCACGGTGTTTACACGGATCTTGTGTGGACCCAATTCCGCGGCCATATGATACATGGCCGAGATCAGCGCTCCCTTCGAGGAAGCGTAGGCGATCTGCTGCATCGGGGGCGGTTGTTGGAAAGACTGTGAGCCGACCAGGACAATCGACCCGCCGCCGGACTTCCTCATCGCCCGCGCCGCCGCACGCGCGAGTTGCAGGCTTCCAATCAGGTTGACCTCCATCGCCTTGCGCAGGTCTTCCGCGGGTGTGCTATCGAGCGTTCCGAACAAAGCGTCGAGGGCGGCCACTTGCGCCATTGCGTCCACGCCACCGAAGCGCTGTTCCGCGGCTGCAACCAGGCTTTCGCAGGCTGCCTCATCTGTAATGTCGAACGCGAAAAACCCGACGCGCTCACCGGTGGGATCGAGACGCTCGGCCATTTCCTTCAAACGCGTCTCGGTACGGGCTCCGATCATCACTTTGGCTCCATCGCGCAGAGCCAGTCGTGCAACCTCACCGCCGAGTCCCGGTCCCACACCGGAGACGATCACTGTCTTGTCCTGCAGAATCACCCCATGCCTCCACGGCCTGGATTGTAGGCCGGTGACCACTGTACCCGATGCTACGGTCCCTGGTGACCGTAGAGTTCGAGTCGAGGGAACTTCACGTATTGGCCGCGGAACAGAACGACATCGGCTTCCAGCCCGTTGGCCACGGCCGCCTCCCTGGCCGTCCACTCACTACCCGCTCGGGCCAACAGCCGGGCCAGAGGCTCCCCCCGTCGTGCCTCCGTGAAGCGCAGCCGCCACTCGCGCACCTCGTTGCGTTCACCGCGCACGAGCCTGCGGAAACTGCGGCTGACGCGATTGAAGATTGCGACGTCACCCGGGAACGACGTCCGAGGACTGATTCCGGTCAACTGATAGATCCTTCCCCGATACGCGATCCAGGTCAGGTGCAACGCCGGCCCCTGGCGATCACGCGAGGGCACGTGGACGCCATGGGCCGCGGAAAAACCGCCGATGCGCAGACTCTGTGGGGAGTGCCGCAGGCCACGTCGACGCTCGAAGGCTCGAGCT contains the following coding sequences:
- a CDS encoding histidine phosphatase family protein, with the protein product MTSAEKVEKSSATRELILLRHAKSTWDTDTSSDLGRPLAKRGKRDSLHMGRWLKDCGLVPDLVLSSPANRTQQTAVTVLEELESEPDLIHSDERLYLGDLEDLLAVLKDCPAERARVLIVGHSPGLEQLTTFLVGEPLELPPVGKTFPTGAAALLRLPEDWSDLRPGAAQLIALMRPRALPKT
- a CDS encoding universal stress protein is translated as MVDSQTISGAILAAVDFSDHSEAALLWAAKAARSFDVPLIVLHVVHDPEAAPGYYSKKQDEGHLQRLEDSAREMLDEFIARVRHDHPEFKDVKEFRSELVVGLPANRILEVAELAGASMIVVGSQGRTGLAHLLLGSKAERVAQLSPIPVTIVKSATPLEEFE
- a CDS encoding Crp/Fnr family transcriptional regulator, yielding MSDARQLIGFDWLTGLPAEDLTALRDAATDRDYKPHQVIFAPSAEPRSVYLLESGLVRIYRLSEEGAEMTFGFVSPGEAFGEFAAFGDYQRESFAEAVASSSVMKTRKGAFLKVFADNPELVLELARQIGERFKRIESRVEDLAFRNVRARVAHVLLELGEDFGIPEPGGLALDIHLTQAELATLVGTTRQTANTVLQELDHEGLIKLRNRRTVIAQGDELHATAGQTIGS
- a CDS encoding Na/Pi cotransporter family protein, which produces MMGLFGGLALFLYGMEKMADALKLAAGDQMKNILAKLTTNRVMGLFTGAFVTAVIQSSSVTTVLVVGFISAGLMSLSQSIGVILGADIGTTITAQIIAFKVTKYALLLVASGFAVMFFSKSQNWKQHGAGVMGLGLIFFGMGVMGDAMDPLRSYPPFLALMSQMESPLYGVLAAALFTAVIQSSSATTGVVIVMASQGLITLPAGIALIFGANIGTCITAILAAVGRPREALRAAVVHVVFKVVGVLLWIAFIDPLADLVAWFSPRADSGITGLAKSAAETPRQIANAHTVFNVANALLFLPFSTQFARLIEWLVPDRPIEEEEEVRAKYLDLDLLDTPSLALDRARLEILHMGDLVREMLRSILPAVLNGPRETVEEVGEMDNSVDALHGQIITYLGQISQVQLNASQTEELLQLMEAVNALENIGDIIETNLVALGIGRLTTDVRVSEATREVINEFHASVTKAFEASLLAITQKNEEAARVVVDMKREINRLADSAAMHEAKRLVATEPNRLPAYTLEIDILENLKRIYYFCKRMARVVVPTEPPPETD
- a CDS encoding fumarate reductase subunit D, with the translated sequence MAKSNEPMVWSLFSAGGMISALVTPVLILITGITVPLGVIGSDAIGFERAHAFAANPLGKLILLGLVILPLWHCAHRFRAVMVDLGPHGAKTAFGVVCYGFALVCSILAIVTIVPI
- a CDS encoding SDR family oxidoreductase, yielding MILQDKTVIVSGVGPGLGGEVARLALRDGAKVMIGARTETRLKEMAERLDPTGERVGFFAFDITDEAACESLVAAAEQRFGGVDAMAQVAALDALFGTLDSTPAEDLRKAMEVNLIGSLQLARAAARAMRKSGGGSIVLVGSQSFQQPPPMQQIAYASSKGALISAMYHMAAELGPHKIRVNTVIPTWMWGPPVEMYVNWQAKERGVPAREVIAEITANMPLGEIPPDEDVAEAIVFFCSDRARMITGQSLRVDAGEVMG
- a CDS encoding TIGR00153 family protein, which encodes MALLDMFARSPFKPLQEHMRTVQLCVLEVVPLFEALCAGETERLRELQQKIDVLEGEADTKKNEIREHLPKRLFLPVDRRDLLEMLDMQDSIADTAQDIAGLLNERDMSVPESLQYSLMELVRSVAKACQQAGAVIEKLDELVEMGFRGREADHVLSMIVTLGNMESETDRLGATLTRELFKLEGEMSPVSIMLWYQMSHWIGDLADYAEKCGNRLRLLVAT
- a CDS encoding inorganic phosphate transporter, giving the protein MAWAIGANDVANAMGTSVGSGALTLWGAVVVAGVLEFAGAFLVGGHVTKTIRGGILDPTIAAAAPETVIYGMLAALCAAATWLVFATRAGWPVSTTHSIVGAIVGFGAVGLGMDAVEWDRLVPIVASWVLSPLLSGTASFLLFVLIRSTILEHPDPIAQVKRWGPPHIFSLVVVLGLVTLYKGLKNLGLDFELGTAVALSGMLGLVTTLIAYPLVSRVRVDPEADRDFHYATVERMFGIMQIVSACAIAFAHGSNDVANAIGPLAAVLHISSTGTLEAAAPVPTWVLVIGGVGIVAGLSMWGYRVIETVGERITQLTPTRGYAATAAAAATIVLASRLGIPVSTTHVLVGAVLGVGLAGGIAALDFRVVGRIVVSWIVTLPAGAGLAIFFFYFFKGLLLSHGG
- a CDS encoding succinate dehydrogenase/fumarate reductase iron-sulfur subunit — protein: MSEKTIEIEVLRYDPDKDSEPHFQTFTVPYVEHWVVLDALNHIKDNIDQSLSFRWSCHMAVCGSCGYNVNGEPHLGCKTFIRDYYPNKVRVEPLANFPIERDLVVDQDDFIDKFADIKPYIIREHHNTIDEGTYKQSRAELIKFKQFTMCINCLLCYAACPQYGLNPEFYGPAALSMAHRYNNDSRDEGREERMEVLAAEEGVWGCTFVGACSRACPKDVDPAGAIQQIKIAATNDWMKEKLMPWGKK
- a CDS encoding fumarate reductase subunit C, with the protein product MSRKPYVRPMSNTWWLEKPEYTVYMLRELTSLFVGGYAVVMLLGLIRLSEGQAAYEGFLAALTSPLAIGLHVLALLFAVLHSATFFFAAPAALPLQIGENKVAPAIVAGATYGAWVVVSLVVIALVVWR